A stretch of Microcoleus sp. FACHB-68 DNA encodes these proteins:
- a CDS encoding cation:proton antiporter, with product MNDFWHFLNNGWHGLNLPSVMAYPAQIFPKPITAPVPVFLTIMAIMLVAPLLFERIKLPGIVGLILAGVIVGPNGLGILDRDVTIVLLGTVGLLFLMFMAGLETSLDDLKTNANKAIIFGLATFIIPMVLGTGAMLLLGYGYLAAILVASCFATHTLLALPILTKLGIMRTQTVTATLGGTLITNVLGLLVLAVVVKAHGGTLTLSFWLFLIPSLVIYTFATLWGVPKIGRWFFRRFGHDEGAEFTFVLATLFVVSYAAELIQIEPIIGAFLAGIAITQLIPQLSPLMNRIQFIGNTLFVPFFLISVGMLIDPLILVKEPRSLLVAGVMIGAEVLSKFLAAWGPGKLFGFSFNSTMVIFGLSAAQAASTLAAITVAYEIKLVDQLTVNGIIAMILVTCIASPWITERWGKKLQSELASGQKPESSAGEELLSNAASIENFTSRVLVPVANPNTEDNLLQLAMILAKSAQGTLLPLHVISDKGGPISVAAKTQQNQLLAVAETAAHAAVTAVEPIGRIDDSIDKGIVRSSEERNASLIICGWKGYSSYQENFFGSVIDNVMRRASVPVLISRFSQPIKNTTRIFLAIAQMETSSSKFQQTVGIAKIISVELKAPLQLLLVVNKNDSGLIDLESVGLEQTTPIQLVRGKFVSKVSRMLQTDDLLILTAGTNPHVFGMPALGVQPEAIARAHPEVSVIVVHFP from the coding sequence GTGAACGATTTTTGGCACTTCCTGAACAACGGGTGGCACGGACTGAACTTACCTTCAGTGATGGCTTATCCGGCTCAAATTTTTCCCAAACCGATTACCGCTCCAGTGCCGGTTTTTTTGACCATCATGGCGATCATGCTAGTCGCGCCATTGTTGTTTGAGCGGATCAAATTACCGGGCATTGTCGGCCTAATTTTGGCTGGAGTCATTGTGGGGCCAAATGGTCTTGGCATCTTGGATCGTGACGTCACCATCGTCCTGTTAGGTACAGTTGGATTGCTGTTTTTAATGTTCATGGCCGGCTTAGAAACCAGCCTCGACGACCTCAAAACGAACGCCAATAAAGCGATTATTTTTGGGCTAGCCACCTTTATTATCCCAATGGTGTTGGGGACTGGGGCAATGTTGCTCTTGGGGTACGGCTACCTGGCGGCAATCTTGGTGGCATCGTGTTTTGCGACTCATACGCTTTTAGCACTACCCATCCTCACCAAGCTGGGAATTATGCGAACGCAGACGGTAACGGCAACGCTGGGTGGAACCTTAATTACCAACGTGCTGGGACTTTTGGTGCTGGCGGTTGTCGTCAAAGCGCATGGAGGAACCCTCACCTTAAGTTTTTGGTTATTTCTGATTCCGTCACTTGTCATCTATACCTTCGCGACTTTATGGGGAGTCCCAAAAATCGGGCGGTGGTTTTTCCGACGTTTTGGGCATGACGAAGGTGCAGAATTTACCTTCGTTTTAGCTACCTTATTTGTGGTATCTTATGCCGCAGAATTGATTCAAATTGAGCCAATTATTGGGGCGTTTTTAGCCGGCATTGCGATCACGCAACTGATTCCCCAGCTTAGTCCCTTGATGAACCGCATTCAGTTCATCGGCAATACTTTATTTGTGCCATTCTTTCTCATTTCAGTCGGGATGCTGATCGATCCGCTGATCTTGGTGAAAGAACCTCGCTCTTTGCTAGTCGCAGGCGTGATGATCGGTGCAGAAGTCCTCAGTAAATTTTTGGCGGCTTGGGGTCCAGGAAAGCTGTTTGGCTTTAGCTTTAACAGCACGATGGTGATATTTGGTCTGTCAGCCGCACAGGCAGCTTCTACCTTGGCAGCGATTACAGTTGCCTATGAAATCAAGCTGGTGGATCAATTAACAGTTAATGGCATTATTGCCATGATTTTGGTGACTTGTATTGCGTCTCCCTGGATTACAGAACGCTGGGGTAAAAAACTTCAGTCAGAGTTGGCAAGCGGACAGAAACCGGAGAGCAGCGCTGGGGAAGAGTTATTGAGTAATGCCGCAAGTATAGAGAACTTCACTTCACGGGTTTTGGTGCCGGTGGCTAACCCGAATACTGAAGATAACCTGCTGCAATTAGCAATGATACTCGCTAAATCTGCCCAAGGCACTTTGCTGCCGCTTCATGTCATATCCGATAAAGGAGGGCCAATTTCAGTTGCCGCTAAAACTCAACAAAATCAATTATTGGCTGTAGCAGAAACGGCGGCGCACGCAGCGGTAACGGCAGTTGAACCAATCGGTCGAATTGACGATTCTATCGATAAAGGAATTGTGCGTTCCTCAGAAGAACGCAATGCCAGCTTAATTATTTGCGGTTGGAAAGGCTACTCAAGTTATCAGGAAAACTTTTTTGGTAGCGTCATTGATAATGTGATGCGTCGCGCATCGGTGCCGGTGTTGATTTCCCGGTTTTCGCAACCCATTAAAAATACAACGCGCATTTTTTTAGCGATTGCCCAGATGGAAACATCTTCCTCAAAATTTCAGCAAACAGTCGGCATTGCTAAGATAATATCCGTGGAGCTTAAAGCTCCTCTGCAACTATTGTTGGTAGTCAACAAAAATGACAGTGGACTAATCGATTTAGAATCAGTTGGATTAGAGCAAACTACTCCGATTCAACTGGTGCGGGGAAAATTTGTGAGCAAAGTCTCAAGGATGTTACAAACGGATGATTTACTGATCTTAACTGCCGGCACCAATCCTCATGTTTTTGGGATGCCGGCTTTAGGGGTTCAACCAGAAGCGATCGCTCGCGCTCACCCAGAGGTTTCAGTCATTGTCGTTCACTTCCCCTAA
- a CDS encoding PAP/fibrillin family protein yields MIGKSDLLEIIAGKNRGLLATETDKLAILAAVAQLEDRNPTPRPVEAAELLDGNWRLLYTTSRGLLGIDQFPLLKLGQIYQCIRVKDAKVYNIAEVYGVPYLEGIVSVGATFEPVSERRVQVKFNRSIIGIQRFINYQSPEDLIEQIEAGKKFIAIDFPIESREQQGWLDITYLDENLRIGRGNEGSVFVLTKGR; encoded by the coding sequence ATGATAGGAAAATCTGACTTATTAGAAATAATTGCCGGCAAAAATCGCGGACTGCTGGCAACAGAAACAGATAAACTGGCCATTCTCGCGGCAGTCGCGCAACTGGAAGACCGTAACCCCACTCCCAGACCTGTAGAAGCTGCCGAACTGCTAGATGGAAATTGGCGCTTGCTTTACACCACCAGTCGGGGACTTTTAGGGATTGATCAGTTCCCTTTGCTCAAACTCGGCCAAATCTATCAGTGCATCCGCGTCAAAGACGCAAAAGTTTATAACATTGCCGAAGTTTATGGTGTGCCTTACTTAGAAGGTATTGTTAGCGTTGGCGCTACCTTTGAGCCGGTTTCTGAACGTAGAGTTCAAGTGAAATTCAATCGCTCAATTATCGGGATACAGCGCTTCATTAACTATCAATCACCTGAAGATTTAATCGAGCAAATTGAAGCCGGCAAAAAATTTATCGCCATTGATTTTCCCATTGAAAGCCGCGAACAGCAAGGTTGGTTAGATATTACCTATTTAGACGAGAACCTGCGGATCGGTCGCGGCAACGAAGGTAGTGTGTTTGTCCTGACAAAAGGGCGATAA
- a CDS encoding PD-(D/E)XK nuclease family protein, with the protein MRLSQGQLNLLETCPRKFQNTYLEQLSSPASPEQQDRQDWGSRFHLLMQQRELGLPIESLIEEDPQLERCLTAFINAAPEILTPDPAKKSGIFRQAEHCRTLNFKGYLLTVIYDLLIAEAKNAQILDWKTYPSPQNRSRLEKNWQTRLYLYVLAETSNYLPEQISMTYWFVQSPLETSDLPSLQSLKFSYNDSLHQQTRADLTHLLSNLDLWLQQYQETGEAFPQVPAANGHCTSCNFGVRCERSRETAEAAGTLSNLPNLANIQEISL; encoded by the coding sequence ATGCGCTTATCCCAAGGGCAACTAAATCTTTTAGAGACTTGCCCCCGCAAATTTCAAAACACCTATCTGGAACAATTAAGTTCACCGGCTTCCCCAGAACAGCAAGACCGGCAAGACTGGGGAAGCCGGTTTCACTTGCTGATGCAGCAGCGCGAATTGGGTTTACCCATAGAATCTTTGATAGAAGAAGACCCTCAATTAGAGCGCTGTCTGACGGCTTTTATTAATGCGGCACCAGAAATTTTAACTCCTGATCCTGCTAAAAAAAGCGGGATTTTCCGTCAAGCTGAGCATTGCCGCACGTTAAATTTTAAAGGATATTTACTCACCGTTATTTACGATTTATTAATAGCTGAAGCGAAAAATGCTCAAATCCTTGACTGGAAAACCTATCCCAGCCCGCAAAATAGAAGCCGGTTAGAAAAAAATTGGCAAACCCGATTGTATCTTTATGTTTTGGCAGAAACAAGCAACTATTTGCCCGAACAAATTTCTATGACTTATTGGTTTGTTCAGTCTCCTTTAGAAACGTCGGATCTGCCGTCTTTACAAAGCCTGAAATTTTCATATAATGACTCTTTGCACCAACAAACAAGAGCAGATTTAACGCACTTATTGAGCAATTTGGATCTTTGGCTGCAACAGTATCAAGAAACAGGAGAAGCGTTCCCTCAAGTGCCGGCAGCAAACGGTCACTGTACTTCCTGTAATTTTGGGGTTCGTTGTGAGCGCTCAAGAGAGACAGCAGAAGCAGCCGGTACTCTTAGCAACTTGCCAAATCTTGCTAATATTCAGGAAATTTCACTATAA